The following proteins come from a genomic window of Alicyclobacillus dauci:
- the clpP gene encoding ATP-dependent Clp endopeptidase proteolytic subunit ClpP, whose translation MKEECRMSLIPYVVEQTSRGERSYDIYSRLLKDRIVFLGTAIDDDVANAIVAQLLFLAADDPEKDIQMYINSPGGSVSAGLAIYDTMQHIKPDVSTMCVGMAASMGAVLLTAGAKGKRYALPNSEVMIHQPLGGARGQASDIEIHAKHILKTRERLNKILSERSGQPLERVARDTDRDNFLSAQEAKEYGLIDDVIQR comes from the coding sequence ATGAAGGAGGAGTGTAGGATGAGTCTAATTCCGTATGTAGTTGAACAGACATCTCGTGGTGAGCGGAGTTACGATATATATTCTCGCTTGCTTAAAGATCGCATTGTATTTTTGGGTACAGCCATTGACGACGATGTCGCCAACGCCATTGTCGCTCAACTACTGTTTTTGGCAGCTGATGATCCCGAAAAGGACATCCAAATGTACATAAATAGTCCCGGTGGATCCGTATCCGCTGGCCTGGCGATTTATGACACGATGCAACACATTAAGCCGGACGTCAGCACGATGTGTGTGGGGATGGCCGCTTCTATGGGCGCTGTCCTGCTAACGGCTGGTGCAAAAGGCAAGCGTTATGCGTTGCCAAACTCTGAAGTCATGATCCACCAACCACTTGGCGGTGCTCGTGGCCAAGCCTCCGATATTGAGATTCATGCGAAACATATTTTAAAAACGCGCGAGCGCCTGAACAAAATACTTAGTGAACGCTCAGGGCAACCTCTGGAACGAGTTGCGCGTGACACGGATCGAGATAACTTCCTGTCGGCTCAAGAAGCGAAGGAATACGGTTTGATCGACGATGTCATCCAACGCTAA
- a CDS encoding cysteine desulfurase family protein, producing the protein MLEETIYLDYASTAPVADTVKRRVTEMLDVFGNPSSLHRLGMQAETLLTEARQSVLTALGASSGRLVFTGGGTESNNLAIFGSTKQLEGRGRHIITTAIEHPAVLEPFRMLEQSGWEVTYVVPDSDGDLAVDDFLRAIRPDTVFISAMHVNNETGAILPVQELVAALKDHPKIRLHVDGTQAFGKIPFRMRDIGVDLYTVSAHKIGGLKGTGALYIRDGVRLSPVIYGGGQELGLRSGTENVIGAVAFGEAARNAVASCRDLGEAMTMQARFIEGLGAIPGWTVHQPKHASPYIVNASLHGLRGEVIVHAFESKGLYVSAGSACSTAHGQNKRSHVLTAMGLSADEADASVRFSWTTDTTDHHLESALAIVRDQTVWLQRMVGL; encoded by the coding sequence ATGCTGGAGGAGACAATTTACCTGGATTACGCATCGACGGCACCGGTTGCTGACACAGTGAAAAGACGTGTTACGGAGATGCTGGATGTCTTCGGCAACCCCTCGTCTTTACATCGACTCGGGATGCAAGCAGAGACGTTGTTAACCGAGGCGAGACAGTCTGTTCTGACAGCGCTTGGAGCCTCATCTGGGCGCTTGGTCTTTACTGGCGGCGGTACGGAAAGCAACAATTTAGCCATCTTTGGAAGTACAAAGCAGCTTGAAGGACGCGGTCGCCATATTATCACGACGGCAATTGAACATCCTGCAGTACTTGAGCCATTTCGTATGCTGGAGCAAAGTGGCTGGGAAGTGACCTATGTGGTACCGGATTCGGATGGAGACCTTGCTGTAGACGATTTCTTGCGTGCCATACGACCCGATACGGTGTTTATCAGCGCGATGCATGTCAATAACGAAACAGGCGCGATTTTACCGGTTCAAGAGCTTGTTGCAGCGTTGAAAGACCATCCAAAAATCCGACTGCACGTCGACGGCACACAGGCATTTGGGAAGATTCCATTCCGCATGCGGGATATCGGCGTGGATTTATATACGGTTTCGGCCCACAAAATCGGTGGCTTAAAAGGAACAGGGGCACTTTATATAAGGGATGGAGTTCGCCTTTCTCCCGTGATATACGGCGGAGGCCAGGAACTAGGGCTACGCTCGGGCACCGAAAATGTCATTGGGGCTGTTGCGTTCGGAGAAGCAGCAAGAAACGCAGTCGCCTCATGCAGAGATTTGGGAGAAGCAATGACAATGCAGGCACGGTTTATCGAAGGACTGGGCGCCATTCCAGGTTGGACAGTTCATCAGCCGAAACATGCGTCGCCGTACATTGTAAATGCGTCATTACACGGTCTTCGCGGGGAAGTCATTGTACACGCATTTGAGTCGAAGGGACTTTACGTTTCAGCGGGGAGCGCATGTTCAACAGCGCATGGACAAAATAAGCGCAGTCACGTTCTCACAGCGATGGGCCTTTCGGCAGATGAAGCAGATGCATCCGTCCGTTTTTCTTGGACGACAGATACGACGGACCATCACCTGGAGTCAGCGCTTGCGATTGTCAGGGACCAGACTGTTTGGTTACAGCGGATGGTTGGCTTGTAA
- a CDS encoding RsfA family transcriptional regulator, whose translation MRQDAWTTEDDEILAEIVLKHIKQGSTQLAGFNEASRRLGRTAAACGFRWNACVRKQQRQIIEIAKEERKRSKSERVQAQMEGGDVDHPTATLMSWAQVLRFLRQEKNTAQEWASRWRNAERQCNEWKNRFRELQEEHKQIRDDYYRLKSDYETVAQDYKVLVQIMERARKAALLDETQLSEGFMYQIDEYGNLERVDNDEPMERAE comes from the coding sequence ATGCGTCAAGATGCCTGGACCACAGAAGACGATGAAATTCTAGCTGAAATCGTCTTGAAACACATCAAACAAGGTAGTACCCAGCTCGCTGGTTTTAATGAAGCTTCACGGCGGTTGGGACGCACCGCCGCAGCTTGTGGATTCCGTTGGAACGCTTGCGTGCGCAAGCAACAACGACAAATTATTGAAATTGCGAAAGAGGAACGTAAACGCAGCAAGTCAGAACGCGTACAAGCCCAAATGGAAGGGGGAGACGTTGACCACCCGACAGCGACGTTGATGTCGTGGGCTCAAGTTTTACGCTTTCTACGCCAAGAGAAGAACACGGCACAAGAATGGGCTTCACGGTGGAGGAATGCGGAACGTCAATGCAACGAGTGGAAAAATCGGTTCCGTGAACTACAGGAGGAACACAAGCAAATTCGCGACGATTACTACCGGTTGAAGAGTGATTATGAGACGGTCGCCCAGGATTACAAAGTGCTGGTACAAATCATGGAACGTGCCCGCAAAGCGGCTTTACTGGATGAGACGCAACTCTCGGAAGGATTTATGTACCAAATTGACGAGTACGGGAATTTGGAACGAGTCGATAACGATGAACCGATGGAGCGAGCTGAATAA
- the bshC gene encoding bacillithiol biosynthesis cysteine-adding enzyme BshC, with protein sequence MKCTIHQAPTGNRLTDAQLFDFERVAHLYDHQDPTKDETFIRRAEAVTGWFTESHRRNLVETLVDYGKRINASTTQLAAAQKLLDSRSVAVVTGQQAGLLTGPFYSISKALSAIGLAVEMERLLGRPVVPVFWVASEDHDFAEVDHAYILNEDDDVTRISLKHQFDTHQMVFYSPLSDTQVREVLDVLRESIPELPYKSEMLHTLKVCWTDGDTLSVWFARVLARLLSKHPIVILDPCLPGLRQLVAPVFARTLRDFDVLQDNLAAAYREVEEAGFAHEVIRDPAHSTVFHVIDGKRYVIEKNREGAFVARGHGKKLELPEWVDLATESPELFSSNVLLRPVIQDHLIPTLAYVGGPSELAYHPLSRAVFHTHERSLPPLIMRQRLRIASPGVWRTMNQWNVSFEDVHEPVDLVARHALQDVAESLHDRVSSLEQTLTTALQGFVDVYEEFGPQVRDIVNRQHRKQKTLLSKLEHKIYRLAERRRSDDVGQLRRIEHWFWTDGHEQERRLCPINVWAELGLTWFESLPTWENFRQPAPYVDIIVE encoded by the coding sequence TTGAAATGTACAATCCATCAGGCGCCTACGGGAAACCGTCTGACAGACGCGCAACTGTTTGACTTTGAACGCGTTGCGCACCTGTATGATCACCAGGACCCCACCAAGGACGAGACATTTATACGCCGGGCAGAAGCCGTGACCGGGTGGTTTACGGAGAGCCATCGGCGTAATTTAGTAGAGACGTTAGTTGACTACGGAAAACGAATCAACGCTTCCACGACGCAACTGGCTGCGGCCCAGAAATTACTTGATAGCCGCAGTGTAGCTGTCGTCACCGGTCAGCAAGCAGGCCTGTTAACTGGGCCTTTCTATTCCATCAGCAAGGCGCTATCGGCCATCGGTCTCGCTGTGGAAATGGAGCGCCTTCTCGGTCGTCCTGTCGTTCCTGTATTCTGGGTCGCCTCAGAAGATCACGATTTTGCCGAAGTCGATCACGCCTACATACTAAACGAAGACGATGATGTTACACGTATCTCTTTAAAGCATCAATTTGATACGCACCAGATGGTGTTTTACAGCCCCTTGTCGGATACGCAAGTGCGGGAAGTTTTGGACGTTCTTCGAGAGTCCATACCAGAGCTTCCTTATAAATCCGAAATGTTGCATACCCTCAAGGTGTGTTGGACTGATGGGGATACCCTGTCTGTCTGGTTTGCCCGGGTGCTTGCAAGGTTATTATCGAAACACCCAATCGTCATCTTGGATCCGTGCTTACCTGGTCTCCGTCAACTTGTCGCGCCTGTTTTTGCTCGTACCCTGCGTGATTTTGATGTACTGCAAGACAATTTGGCTGCAGCGTACAGAGAGGTAGAGGAAGCCGGGTTCGCACATGAAGTGATTCGAGATCCGGCGCATTCAACCGTCTTTCACGTGATTGACGGAAAGCGCTATGTGATCGAGAAAAATCGCGAAGGTGCATTTGTTGCGAGGGGACACGGCAAAAAGCTAGAGTTACCTGAATGGGTGGATCTGGCAACAGAATCACCTGAACTGTTCAGTTCAAATGTGCTGTTGCGGCCGGTCATCCAAGACCATTTGATACCGACACTCGCTTACGTGGGCGGGCCATCCGAATTGGCATACCATCCACTGTCACGCGCTGTTTTCCATACACATGAGAGATCTCTCCCGCCACTTATCATGCGTCAGCGCCTTCGTATTGCCAGCCCAGGGGTCTGGCGGACCATGAACCAGTGGAACGTGTCCTTTGAGGACGTTCACGAACCAGTCGATCTCGTCGCTCGCCACGCCCTACAGGATGTTGCGGAGTCTTTGCACGACCGGGTTTCATCACTGGAGCAGACGCTGACCACAGCGCTACAGGGCTTTGTGGACGTATACGAGGAGTTTGGACCACAGGTACGGGACATTGTGAACCGGCAACATCGAAAACAAAAGACACTCCTCTCCAAGCTGGAACACAAGATCTACCGTCTGGCCGAGCGACGACGTTCTGACGACGTCGGGCAGTTGCGTCGGATCGAGCATTGGTTCTGGACTGACGGTCACGAACAGGAGCGAAGGCTCTGCCCAATCAATGTATGGGCTGAGCTCGGTCTAACCTGGTTCGAGTCACTGCCGACATGGGAAAATTTCCGGCAGCCGGCCCCTTATGTAGATATCATTGTGGAGTAA
- the ymfI gene encoding elongation factor P 5-aminopentanone reductase gives MSRDTHSHSHQTLQGRVAIVTGASRGIGRSIAIELASAGASLVVNFRQNQDLAEEVVEQCRSHDVQAIAVQADTSDEKAVKHLLMSATELGIPDILVNNAGVSHYGLLMDMSLETWKSVIDVNLTSSFLCTREAIPLLRRNGRGRIINIASIHGLSGASCEAAYAASKAGVIALTKSLAQELGSLGITVNAIAPGVIDTDMMASFSREEREAMVDETPLNRLGHPTDVAAIVRFLASDEAGFITGQTIRVDGGRIS, from the coding sequence ATTTCACGCGATACGCATTCACATTCCCACCAAACTCTACAAGGCCGTGTCGCTATCGTAACCGGCGCATCGAGAGGCATTGGTCGGTCAATCGCTATTGAACTCGCCAGTGCGGGAGCAAGCTTAGTGGTCAACTTTCGTCAAAACCAGGACCTGGCTGAGGAAGTCGTAGAGCAGTGCCGTTCCCATGACGTACAGGCCATTGCTGTCCAGGCAGACACGTCGGATGAAAAGGCAGTCAAGCACCTGCTCATGAGCGCGACCGAGCTCGGCATACCGGACATCCTCGTCAACAACGCAGGCGTATCCCATTACGGTCTGTTAATGGACATGTCTCTCGAGACTTGGAAATCAGTCATCGACGTGAATTTGACATCCAGCTTTCTCTGCACTCGCGAAGCGATTCCGTTGCTGCGACGAAATGGCCGCGGACGAATTATTAACATCGCATCCATTCACGGCCTGTCGGGTGCATCGTGTGAAGCGGCGTATGCGGCAAGCAAAGCTGGGGTGATCGCCTTGACGAAATCGCTAGCGCAAGAACTAGGAAGCCTCGGAATCACGGTGAACGCCATTGCGCCGGGTGTCATCGATACCGACATGATGGCGTCCTTTTCACGCGAAGAGCGCGAAGCTATGGTGGACGAAACACCACTCAATCGACTTGGTCACCCAACCGATGTGGCGGCGATAGTGAGGTTTCTCGCATCGGACGAAGCTGGTTTTATCACGGGGCAAACGATCCGGGTTGACGGTGGGCGGATTTCCTAA
- the rsmH gene encoding 16S rRNA (cytosine(1402)-N(4))-methyltransferase RsmH, which produces MDFQHETVLLEATVDAVLPHPGGRYIDATLGGGGHTALLLERSSPNGLVIAFDQDDIAIENAQARFADVSERLKLVHSNFRDMTERANDLGLEQVDGIVFDLGVSSPQFDIAERGFSYRFDGPLDMRMDRRQAITAETFVNESSQDELARIFFRYGEEKFSRSIARRIVEAREQARITSTLELAELVKSAIPAAARRTGPHPARRVFQAIRIAVNDELGVLEAGLESAFSLLAPGGRLAVISFHSLEDRIVKQTFRDFATGCICPPELPICTCGRTPRGKLVTRKPIEPSADEQTKNPRARSAKLRTIEKL; this is translated from the coding sequence TTGGATTTTCAGCATGAAACTGTATTACTTGAAGCGACTGTCGATGCTGTATTGCCCCATCCCGGCGGGCGTTATATTGATGCCACGCTCGGCGGTGGCGGGCATACTGCTCTGCTCCTTGAGCGGAGCAGCCCGAATGGACTTGTTATTGCGTTTGATCAAGACGATATAGCTATCGAAAATGCGCAAGCGCGGTTCGCTGACGTTTCGGAGAGACTCAAGCTCGTGCACAGCAATTTTCGCGACATGACAGAAAGAGCGAACGACTTGGGGCTTGAACAGGTCGACGGCATTGTGTTCGATCTCGGCGTATCATCCCCCCAATTCGACATTGCGGAGCGGGGTTTCAGCTATCGTTTTGACGGCCCGCTCGACATGAGAATGGACAGGCGACAGGCGATTACGGCCGAAACGTTTGTGAACGAGTCATCGCAGGACGAATTGGCGCGTATTTTCTTTCGCTATGGCGAGGAAAAGTTTAGCCGTTCGATTGCGCGGCGGATCGTTGAAGCACGCGAACAGGCAAGGATCACATCGACCCTGGAACTCGCTGAACTCGTCAAATCAGCCATTCCAGCCGCAGCAAGACGAACAGGGCCTCATCCGGCGCGACGTGTATTCCAAGCGATTCGGATTGCTGTGAACGATGAATTGGGTGTTTTGGAAGCGGGACTTGAATCTGCATTTTCGCTGCTGGCACCTGGGGGACGCCTGGCTGTCATCAGCTTTCATTCATTAGAGGATCGGATTGTCAAACAGACCTTTCGTGATTTTGCAACTGGCTGTATCTGCCCGCCGGAATTACCTATATGCACCTGTGGACGGACTCCGCGCGGGAAGTTAGTGACCCGCAAACCGATAGAACCGTCGGCAGATGAGCAGACGAAGAACCCCCGGGCGAGATCGGCAAAATTGCGCACGATTGAGAAATTGTGA
- a CDS encoding YgaP family membrane protein, with protein MQQNLGSVDRYFRLVTGLVSLSCAARRRQSPMSKAFLLSFGAMKVAEGVIGWCPMQYASEILTDRNDKRSSSPDHNMHSSEGSSHQHRDTRIERTDPNQANRSRGHDSKSDTHSDDDNHYRHSQSH; from the coding sequence ATGCAGCAAAATCTAGGTTCAGTAGATCGATACTTTCGACTCGTGACAGGACTTGTATCCTTGAGTTGTGCAGCTCGCCGTCGACAATCCCCTATGTCCAAAGCCTTTCTCCTTTCATTTGGCGCCATGAAAGTTGCGGAAGGTGTTATTGGTTGGTGCCCGATGCAATACGCCTCAGAAATACTCACTGACAGGAACGATAAAAGATCATCGTCTCCTGACCACAACATGCATAGCTCAGAGGGAAGCAGCCATCAACACCGTGACACGCGAATCGAGAGGACAGACCCTAACCAAGCTAATCGTTCACGTGGTCACGATTCTAAGTCAGATACCCACTCCGATGATGATAACCATTATCGCCATAGTCAAAGCCATTAA
- the mraZ gene encoding division/cell wall cluster transcriptional repressor MraZ → MFMGEFEHSLDTKGRLTVPVKFRDGLGTSFVVTRGLDKCLFVYPMPEWQILESKLKALPMTRADARSFVRFFFSGASECELDKQGRILLPQKLRDYAELDKDCTLIGVSNRVEIWDTSVWNNYADEAETSFADIAEKLVDFSF, encoded by the coding sequence ATGTTCATGGGTGAATTCGAACATTCGCTCGATACGAAAGGGCGGCTGACCGTACCGGTCAAATTTCGTGACGGGCTCGGCACCTCATTCGTTGTCACACGCGGTCTCGACAAGTGCCTGTTTGTATACCCCATGCCTGAGTGGCAGATATTAGAATCCAAGTTGAAGGCCCTGCCGATGACCCGCGCTGATGCACGTTCCTTTGTCCGCTTTTTCTTCTCCGGGGCGTCTGAATGCGAATTGGACAAACAAGGGCGCATTCTTCTTCCGCAGAAATTGCGTGATTACGCGGAGTTGGATAAGGACTGCACGCTGATCGGTGTCTCCAACCGTGTTGAAATTTGGGACACGAGCGTTTGGAACAATTATGCAGATGAGGCGGAAACGTCGTTTGCAGACATCGCCGAAAAATTGGTGGACTTTTCGTTCTGA
- a CDS encoding DUF1292 domain-containing protein, protein MSISNNCIFIDTSTNGWYAGAEMAHSQILIADRNETSMADEHQHTHDHEHEEDEIIVLEDENGQEHQFVLGEVLTVDEKDYAVLLPIDEEMEEGVIFRIDGEEGDQMVLAEIESDEEWQKVVDAYNEDLFDDEEDEDDEA, encoded by the coding sequence ATGTCAATTTCAAATAATTGTATTTTCATTGACACTAGTACCAATGGATGGTATGCTGGCGCAGAAATGGCCCATAGCCAAATTTTGATTGCGGATAGGAATGAAACAAGTATGGCAGACGAGCATCAACACACGCATGACCACGAGCACGAGGAAGACGAAATTATTGTGCTCGAGGATGAAAATGGGCAAGAACATCAATTTGTCCTCGGTGAGGTCCTGACGGTTGATGAAAAGGACTACGCGGTCCTGTTGCCAATTGACGAGGAAATGGAAGAGGGCGTCATTTTCCGCATTGACGGTGAAGAGGGCGACCAAATGGTGCTCGCCGAAATTGAAAGCGACGAAGAATGGCAAAAAGTTGTCGACGCCTATAATGAAGACTTGTTTGATGACGAGGAAGACGAAGACGACGAAGCTTAA
- the thiI gene encoding tRNA uracil 4-sulfurtransferase ThiI, whose amino-acid sequence MFDHILIRYGEINTKGNNRTQLERLLQRNVQEVLAPWPEIKVSRISSRILANLHGAPVADVLARLQRVFGISSVSPVAVAPLDIDAITRTAIKIVRQAQAGHRTFKVEVKRGNKRFVMDSLELASHVGGAILEAIPALVVDVHNPDIVVQIDVRDQGVYLYAEKLTGAGGLPLGMSGDVGGLLSGGIDSPVAVWQAMKRGLTVNLVHFHSFPFTSERAQRKVEDLVRTLAEWSHVNLNLHLASVTEIQSAIQQSSPEYLRTILLRRMMFRIATELGHQRGWLALVTGDSLGQVASQTLEGLYVVDEATDLSVIRPLVTEDKLDIIARARAIGTYETSIQPYDDCCSLFAPRRPKTRPTLGEVIEAERKMDIPELVSRAVDTAEQKSIGRTSEIALV is encoded by the coding sequence ATGTTTGATCACATTCTGATCCGTTACGGCGAGATCAATACAAAAGGGAACAATCGGACACAACTGGAACGGTTATTGCAAAGAAATGTACAAGAGGTACTCGCTCCCTGGCCGGAAATAAAAGTTTCACGCATCAGCAGCAGAATTCTGGCTAATTTACACGGCGCACCCGTGGCTGACGTGTTAGCTCGGCTGCAAAGAGTCTTTGGGATTAGCTCAGTTAGTCCCGTGGCAGTTGCGCCTTTGGATATCGACGCTATTACGAGGACGGCCATAAAAATTGTTCGGCAGGCACAAGCGGGCCACAGAACCTTCAAAGTGGAAGTAAAGCGGGGTAACAAACGATTTGTCATGGACAGTCTGGAGTTGGCCAGTCATGTAGGTGGAGCCATCTTGGAGGCAATTCCCGCACTCGTCGTCGATGTTCACAATCCGGATATTGTCGTGCAAATTGATGTCCGGGATCAGGGTGTCTATCTATACGCTGAGAAGCTCACGGGGGCTGGCGGGTTACCACTGGGGATGAGTGGTGATGTAGGCGGTTTATTGTCCGGCGGGATCGACAGTCCTGTAGCTGTGTGGCAGGCTATGAAACGAGGGTTGACGGTCAACTTAGTCCACTTTCACAGTTTTCCTTTTACGAGTGAGCGCGCTCAACGCAAGGTGGAGGACTTGGTCAGAACACTTGCAGAGTGGTCTCACGTGAACTTGAATTTGCACTTGGCGTCGGTGACGGAAATCCAGTCTGCCATTCAACAATCTAGTCCTGAGTATTTACGAACTATCCTCTTGCGCCGAATGATGTTCCGGATCGCGACTGAGCTCGGCCACCAACGCGGGTGGCTTGCATTGGTTACCGGTGACAGTCTGGGTCAGGTTGCTAGCCAGACACTCGAGGGACTCTACGTTGTGGACGAGGCCACGGATTTGTCAGTAATTCGACCCCTGGTGACCGAAGACAAATTGGATATCATTGCTCGTGCTCGGGCAATCGGTACCTACGAGACATCCATTCAGCCGTATGACGATTGTTGTTCGCTATTTGCACCGAGGAGACCGAAAACGCGTCCTACGTTAGGGGAAGTGATTGAGGCCGAACGCAAAATGGACATTCCCGAATTGGTCAGTCGGGCGGTTGATACGGCGGAACAAAAGTCGATTGGCCGCACCTCGGAAATCGCCTTAGTATGA
- a CDS encoding YlbF family regulator gives MERVSVDRVDLLVQADELADMILKTPEIQAFKQAEAAMEANGEAMNLLRRFRELREQVAEFQARQVPPMHYSYLLEETDQLMKKLEQIPEVKAFEDAQSKMNALLNAIASRLSAAVEQRLPDVNFK, from the coding sequence ATGGAGCGTGTAAGTGTGGACCGTGTGGATTTACTGGTGCAGGCGGACGAACTCGCAGACATGATTTTGAAAACGCCGGAAATCCAAGCCTTCAAACAAGCAGAAGCTGCAATGGAAGCGAATGGCGAAGCAATGAATCTGCTTCGTCGTTTTCGAGAGTTAAGAGAGCAGGTTGCCGAATTCCAGGCTCGTCAAGTTCCGCCAATGCACTATAGTTACCTGCTTGAAGAAACAGATCAGTTGATGAAGAAACTGGAGCAGATACCTGAGGTAAAGGCATTTGAAGATGCCCAATCCAAAATGAATGCCCTACTGAATGCCATTGCATCGCGATTATCTGCGGCCGTTGAACAACGTTTGCCGGATGTCAATTTCAAATAA
- a CDS encoding IDEAL domain-containing protein — protein MMTKDEILTLKTKLLPTGADAVIDFLAARHAQLEATNIVLENVPLLIIGRHGMIARIPINGRIKKVSQSDEVLQTLQTFFTSQATSSEKLYLFVNLPDLPIPAEVKQVLSEVEERAILREEVKRRIDEALDVRDKTAFDIAVKELERLQQVEDKQTWRARRFL, from the coding sequence ATGATGACCAAGGATGAAATTCTTACACTCAAAACCAAGCTGCTTCCAACTGGGGCGGATGCCGTCATCGATTTTCTTGCAGCTCGTCATGCGCAGCTTGAAGCAACAAATATTGTCTTAGAAAATGTTCCGCTCTTAATCATTGGCCGTCATGGGATGATTGCGCGGATTCCAATTAACGGGCGCATTAAAAAGGTGAGCCAATCTGATGAAGTGTTACAAACACTTCAGACGTTTTTCACAAGCCAAGCGACATCATCCGAGAAGCTGTACTTGTTTGTAAATCTACCAGATCTACCGATCCCGGCGGAAGTAAAACAAGTCCTTTCAGAGGTTGAGGAACGAGCAATTCTCCGAGAAGAAGTAAAACGGCGCATTGATGAGGCGCTCGACGTCCGCGACAAAACCGCCTTCGATATTGCTGTCAAAGAACTTGAACGATTGCAGCAGGTTGAAGATAAACAAACGTGGCGAGCACGGCGTTTTTTATAG
- a CDS encoding Ger(x)C family spore germination protein encodes MPLKFLHRCIRFRRTRLTHRLKRICATVCICVAPLAVTGCYDRQELEQQAFVSVLGVDKAPGGLIDCTFKIAQPISPSGGAGGASGGGEQPLASKTPVTVRAHSIYEAMLLANGSIERTLTFSHLTLIIFGSNVAKSGVLQYIQPLTRYREFRRTVPFAVADGEAKDIIQTFQPMLDTSTARVNDGISLLANRIGLIPNCRLHDLAAALENPHEDVVAPMYGVNKFVKDNKSLPDDSSISYEAGDVRRSGGNPVDWMGGAVFHGDKVVDFVNGEDSIYLRLLEGELDHARLDFQDPTNKQQNIGVELHKEGRAHYDVSLGNPVQIRVNVPVDVDVVNVSSGIDYSQTQPRAKLEKSLSDQLNQRLEGLLHRLLVTDHADVIPVSRYIRAQFPTYQAFQSYPWLTRLKTANIIVNSDIHVRRFGVQIEPLHETT; translated from the coding sequence ATGCCACTGAAATTCCTACATCGTTGTATACGCTTCCGTAGAACACGTCTGACTCATAGACTGAAGCGCATCTGTGCAACGGTATGTATTTGCGTCGCACCGCTCGCTGTGACGGGGTGTTATGATCGCCAAGAGCTTGAACAACAAGCATTTGTGAGCGTCCTTGGAGTGGACAAGGCACCGGGTGGACTCATCGACTGTACGTTTAAGATTGCTCAGCCCATCAGTCCGTCGGGCGGCGCTGGCGGTGCATCAGGCGGTGGAGAACAACCTTTAGCGTCGAAAACGCCAGTTACCGTACGAGCGCACAGCATCTATGAAGCGATGTTGTTGGCGAACGGATCGATCGAGAGAACTCTGACGTTTTCACACTTAACGCTTATTATTTTTGGGTCGAATGTTGCTAAATCAGGGGTCCTCCAATATATTCAGCCCTTGACTCGTTACCGGGAGTTCCGACGTACGGTCCCGTTCGCCGTAGCGGACGGAGAGGCTAAGGACATCATTCAGACATTCCAACCCATGCTCGATACGTCAACTGCAAGGGTCAATGACGGGATTTCACTGCTCGCCAATCGAATCGGTCTGATTCCAAATTGTCGTCTGCACGATTTGGCCGCAGCTTTGGAAAATCCCCACGAAGATGTTGTCGCGCCAATGTACGGCGTTAATAAGTTTGTGAAGGACAACAAGAGTCTCCCTGACGACAGCAGCATCAGTTACGAAGCGGGGGACGTTCGTAGAAGTGGTGGTAACCCAGTTGATTGGATGGGCGGGGCAGTATTTCACGGCGATAAAGTGGTTGATTTTGTAAACGGAGAAGACTCCATCTATTTGCGGTTACTTGAAGGCGAGCTCGATCACGCGAGACTGGATTTTCAAGATCCGACAAATAAGCAGCAAAATATCGGTGTCGAGCTACATAAGGAAGGAAGAGCCCATTATGATGTGTCCTTAGGTAATCCAGTTCAAATCAGAGTCAATGTGCCTGTGGACGTAGATGTCGTGAATGTCTCGAGCGGCATTGACTATTCTCAAACACAACCGCGAGCTAAGTTGGAGAAAAGTCTCAGTGATCAATTGAACCAGCGCTTAGAGGGTCTATTGCATCGCCTTCTTGTGACCGATCACGCGGATGTCATCCCCGTCTCTCGCTATATCCGTGCTCAGTTCCCGACGTACCAGGCGTTTCAATCATATCCTTGGTTGACACGATTGAAGACGGCTAATATTATCGTCAACTCAGATATCCACGTGCGCAGATTCGGTGTACAAATTGAACCGCTTCACGAAACGACGTGA